A portion of the Macrobrachium nipponense isolate FS-2020 chromosome 12, ASM1510439v2, whole genome shotgun sequence genome contains these proteins:
- the LOC135224962 gene encoding DET1 homolog, with translation MNRSWYEYTSLNLQGTNVLKDNDAKSHEIRKNIFDRFFKLKHTVNVATNGEQLNRECSLFTDDGRYVIVGSASPEDNNIIDHFDLYRNNESVTPNPRSPLEDYTLHIIDMEMGQLCDYRTFKHDKIFLSHNQGLYLYGQTLSVLSVQHQTIHIFQITPNGTFLDVRTIGRICYEDDDYILATVCPDRMERNYQHNREIVINCLKHRLLVFLYRRAEALSKKEGNPRALREYFHYFDHLFLLRMWKMQLLDDAHLVIKYASEEVVTLRTAEPNGQPSFFVVYNMITTEIIAVYENTSSELLEFI, from the exons ATGAATAGAAGTTGGTATGAATATACTAGTTTGAATTTACAGGGAACAAATGTTCTGAAAGACAATGATGCCAAGAGTCATGAGATTCGTAAGAATATCTTTGACCGATTCTTCAAACTCAAGCACACTGTGAACGTAGCAACTAATGGAGAGCAGTTGAATCGTGAGTGTAGCCTGTTCACAGATGATGGAAG GTATGTTATCGTTGGATCTGCATCACCAGAAGATAACAACATTATAGATCACTTTGACCTCTACAGAAACAATGAATCAGTAACACCAAACCCCCGTTCTCCGTTAGAGGATTACACGCTTCATATTATTGACATGGAAATGGGCCAATTGTGTGACTACAGAACATTCAAGCatgataaaatttttctttctcaCAATCAGGGTCTTTACCTCTATGGGCAAACATTGTCGGTTCTCTCTGTGCAGCATCAAACAATCCATATATTTCAG ATTACCCCCAATGGAACATTTTTAGATGTTCGTACCATTGGAAGGATTTGTTACGAAGATGATGACTACATATTGGCCACTGTTTGCCCAGACAGAATGGAACGTAATTACCAGCATAATCGAGAGATTGTTATAAACTGCTTAAAGCATAG gttGTTAGTGTTTTTATATCGCCGTGCAGAGGCCTTAAGCAAAAAAGAGGGCAACCCACGCGCATTGAGGGAATATTTCCATTACTTCGACCATCTTTTTTTATTGAGAATGTGGAAGATGCAGCTTCTTGATGATGCTCATTTAGTTATTAAG TATGCATCTGAAGAAGTGGTAACTTTACGAACTGCTGAACCAAATGGCCAGCCTTCATTCTTTGTAGTCTACAACATGATTACAACAGAGATTATAGCAGTATATGAAAACACATCCTCAGAGCTCTTGGAGTTTATTTGA